A DNA window from Trypanosoma brucei brucei TREU927 chromosome 11 chr11_scaffold01 genomic scaffold, whole genome shotgun sequence contains the following coding sequences:
- a CDS encoding variant surface glycoprotein, producing MLAEAAKILAALSLLLSEAKANTAANTLANSASNWCQERHYLTAVVQAMLSEQNDRRGRLAANAARIQAWSLQAAAANTKQQTARFILLREYGKYVQTTGEQTLQTLKTAAEPALKLLRGRIANYNTAIAIADHSVLKIGTTTGSSGTVNGAPCEAATTLHKAQTQLCTAPAANEITTEAVKAVLKSLKAVKLVARIEVHELLDGPTLHVKGQSAGGETWTAGVSSKCTATSGGSQVGSSVTHQAPEPAKLKGTAGTITTTSETSKPVVNDGDDVYTSGVNTPEKLAQALLSVKTELLKQTVDLSAITLDTLETDPVAQALANILLLSDTKRLTPDQPNRSEQLKTLIIKEFGPENTAYSTAFINSYDTAAVTLLVGGKPKSEKLNTITNPENIAKAISYLAATNQIKQTIEGNKDQCSTVEKEKKQSPSKEECKEHTEQEACQNAGCKFDNSKNDGEKCFPNPETKEAAQKDGNDSKNTNTTGSNSFVIKKVPLWLAVFILG from the coding sequence ATGCTTGCAGAAGCAGCTAAAATACTAGCAGCGCTGTCCCTTTTACTATCAGAAGCTAAAGCCAATACAGCAGCGAACACACTTGCAAATTCGGCAAGCAACTGGTGTCAAGAGCGGCATTACCTAACAGCAGTGGTTCAAGCGATGCTAAGCGAACAGAATGACCGCCGAGGCAGGCTGGCAGCAAACGCAGCAAGGATTCAGGCATGGAGCCTCCAAGCGGCGGCGGCAAACACCAAGCAACAGACGGCGCGATTCATTCTGCTTAGAGAGTACGGTAAATACGTTCAAACAACAGGCGAACAAACCCTACAGACACTCAAGACGGCAGCCGAACCCGCACTCAAGCTCCTTCGGGGCCGTATTGCCAACTACAACACCGCCATCGCCATAGCGGATCATAGTGTGCTCAAGATCGGCACAACAACGGGGAGCAGTGGCACAGTCAACGGCGCACCCTgcgaagcagcaacaacactgcacaaagcacaaacacagctTTGCACAGCACCTGCGGCAAACGAGATAACAACAGAAGCAGTCAAAGCCGTCCTAAAAAGCTTAAAAGCGGTCAAACTCGTAGCCAGAATAGAAGTCCACGAACTGCTTGACGGACCAACACTGCACGTCAAGGGTCAATCAGCTGGCGGTGAAACTTGGACCGCAGGTGTGAGCAGCAAGTGCACAGCAACCAGTGGCGGCTCGCAAGTAGGAAGTTCAGTGACACACCAAGCCCCAGAGCCGGCCAAACTAAAAGGGACAGCTGGAACCATAACAACGACAAGCGAAACGTCGAAACCTGTTGTCAACGACGGCGACGATGTTTACACTTCAGGCGTAAATACACCGGAGAAACTCGCGCAGGCGCTGCTCTCAGTAAAGACTGAGTTGCTGAAACAGACAGTGGACCTGAGCGCGATAACATTAGACACACTGGAAACCGACCCAGTAGCCCAAGCACTAGCAAATATCTTACTTTTAAGCGATACCAAGCGACTAACACCAGACCAGCCCAACAGATCGGAACAATTGAAAACCCtaataataaaggaattTGGACCAGAAAACACTGCATACTCAACGGCATTCATCAATAGCTATGACACGGCGGCAGTCACACTGCTAGTCGGCGGAAAACCGAAGTCAGAAAAGCTGAACACAATAACCAATCCAGAAAATATCGCAAAAGCAATCAGTTATTTAGCAGCAACAAACcagataaaacaaacaatagaGGGAAACAAAGACCAATGTTCGACtgtggaaaaagagaaaaagcaatCACCTTcaaaagaagaatgcaaGGAACACACAGAGCAAGAAGCTTGCCAGAACGCGGGATGCAAATTTGATAATAGCAAAAATGATGGTGAAAAGTGCTTTCCGAACcctgaaacaaaagaagcagctCAGAAAGATGGGAATGAtagtaaaaacacaaacaccaccgGCAGCAACTCTTTTGTCATTAAGAAGGTCCCTCTTTGGCTTGCAGTTTTTATCCTAGGATAA
- a CDS encoding variant surface glycoprotein codes for MDAAKLFVAAVLLAQTARAANEAALKPEAWKAVCDIYSVLSSKETTAQRATQTLQASLVEAYKKEVKARILLSKTADAAAKAKIAPLLAALSQHTAALMAEAAQGKLTAAATTIGATSIVMGRLKEYSAVAAYAKDGTTAGCWAADEAGNSFKTLAEAATQHTNCNEIAGEQAKHANLETAINSKGFTIAGLTVKACAVTNKGCRLHTRKTSEGIISTGSPEQTKEIAAGLIQLTAADPTFLDTKDMASVKSENKAKDIAAAWDAIQVKLQTYATEDWPQKAECTENSICHKVAEQAGLLSQPTPQKSLAEQLSETYGTEDEAVTAKLWKLMLAIPAPKAGDASTKNRKLHDVEDLDYLVEMLANSTAAQAKPQPQSTTQQTCTVTEAKDTQENQIHCNSISDKDKCNADPKCSYETESDSSKKCKLDAKKALATGVSVAQTQTGETTTEKCKGKSEKECKTSDCKWEGAT; via the coding sequence ATGGACGCAGCGAAGCTGTTTGTTGCGGCTGTCCTACTAGCACAAACTGCACGCGCAGCAAACGAAGCTGCACTGAAACCGGAAGCCTGGAAGGCTGTATGCGACATCTACTCGGTGCTCAGCAGCAAGGAAACAACAGCCCAACGAGCGACGCAAACATTACAAGCGTCCCTTGTAGAAGCGTAcaagaaagaagtaaaagcaCGAATTCTGTTGAGCAAAACGGCCGACGCAGCAGCTAAGGCCAAAATAGCACCCTTGCTCGCAGCGCTATCACAACACACGGCTGCTCTTATGGCGGAAGCGGCGCAGGGGAAACTAACAGCGGCGGCGACGACAATCGGCGCAACCTCTATAGTTATGGGCAGGCTTAAAGAATACTCAGCGGTAGCCGCATATGCAAAAGACGGCACAACAGCGGGATGCTGGGCGGCCGATGAAGCCGGAAACTCGTTCAAAACTCTAGCCGAAGCAgccacacaacacacaaactGCAACGAAATAGCGGGGGAACAAGCAAAACACGCAAACCTCGAGACAGCAATAAACAGCAAAGGCTTTACCATAGCGGGTCTGACAGTCAAAGCCTGTGCGGTAACTAACAAAGGGTGCAGACTGCATACGCGCAAAACATCAGAGGGGATCATCTCCACCGGCTCACCAGAGCAAACGAAGGAAATAGCAGCCGGTTTGATCCAACTAACAGCCGCAGACCCAACCTTTCTCGACACAAAAGACATGGCCTCAGTtaaaagcgaaaacaaagctAAAGATATAGCAGCGGCATGGGATGCGATCCAAGTCAAGCTGCAAACCTACGCAACAGAAGATTGGCCGCAAAAAGCAGAATGTACAGAAAACTCTATATGCCACAAGGTAGCGGAACAAGCAGGGTTACTATCGCAACCAACGCCGCAAAAATCTCTTGCCGAGCAGCTTTCAGAAACGTACGGCACAGAAGATGAAGCCGTCACGGCAAAGCTGTGGAAGCTCATGCTAGCGATTCCAGCCCCAAAAGCTGGCGACGCGTCAACGAAAAATCGCAAGCTCCACGACGTTGAAGACCTTGACTACCTCGTGGAAATGCTAGCGAACTCCACGGCGGCGCAAGCGAAACCACAACCACAGTCCACAACGCAGCAAACGTGCACTGTTACTGAAGCAAAAGATACTCAGGAAAACCAAATCCACTGCAACAGCATTAGCGATAAAGACAAATGTAATGCTGATCCAAAATGCAGTTATGAGACAGAAAGCGATAGCAgtaaaaagtgcaaattaGATGCCAAAAAAGCATTAGCAACCGGCGTCTCTGTGGCACAAACTCAAACtggagaaacaacaacagagaaatgcaaagggaaatcggaaaaagaatgcaaaacaTCGGATTGTAAATGGGAAGGCGCAACTTGA
- a CDS encoding variant surface glycoprotein, with the protein MAQRSKAAGQIKAQTLTAIAGLVVAAKTLGLASPTADRAAAAATDPCKAIWYLDKLSDHIRGLLSRGEENRLNLENQAEQLQLAYISTANGHKKIGYGILLALATDRLAQQAASIQQAKRPMTAATQKLANLSATLTTLLRMQNRHQKMTATPTKGTAVATITGSAAVTCTYTGQTQQAATPLCQFPPEGEDKLGADKITLTDLTKLPYPTQKYTDELQADIYAFWKGTVTNTASTAAGTPYCSNDSPTYNNGNIGGTNAIGAIIIPKPHAPEMAPNSLFTSENSQECVQPTTDKGPYLDAKTAVLHAVCEAQKATLTITSSALDAKLADFKSDGQHASYTLAAMKGQGLLAATATEIDKTKAEEFLKVVFGTKDSAIEDDFIKPLSANKLSFAGKGKEQKEEANKIAKSNNAGIAIAFFAGQASKAEATKSSGEQAAVDPSKKSDSEDKTEEKRNGGNTGKPVCSTIQNQTECEAVQGTPTPGKKKVCGWIEDKCQDSSILVNKHLDLTMVAAFISFVGF; encoded by the coding sequence ATGGCCCAACGCAGCAAAGCGGCAGGGCAAATCAAGGCACAAACACTAACAGCAATTGCAGGCCTTGTAGTCGCTGCCAAAACCCTAGGACTGGCATCGCCCACAGCTGACcgggcagcagcggcagcaacagaCCCGTGCAAAGCAATATGGTACTTAGACAAACTGTCAGACCACATTCGCGGGCTGTTAAGCAGGGGCGAAGAAAACAGGCTCAACCTGGAGAACCAAGCGGAACAACTTCAGTTGGCCTACATTTCGACAGCAAACGGACACAAGAAGATCGGCTACGGCATACTTTTAGCGCTAGCGACTGATCGCCTGGCCCAACAGGCAGCAAGCATACAACAGGCGAAACGCCCGATGACGgcagcaacacaaaaactGGCTAATCTGTCGGCAACTCTCACGACACTACTCAGGATGCAAAACAGACACCAAAAAATGACGGCTACACCCACAAAAGGCACGGCGGTAGCGACCATTACGGGGAGCGCGGCCGTGACCTGCACATATACAggccaaacacaacaagCAGCGACGCCGCTGTGCCAATTCCCACCGGAAGGCGAAGACAAGCTAGGTGCAGACAAGATAACCTTAACCGACCTAACGAAACTGCCGTACCCGACGCAAAAGTATACAGACGAGCTACAAGCAGACATCTACGCATTCTGGAAGGGCACAGTAACAAACACAGCAAGCACAGCAGCAGGCACCCCCTACTGCAGCAACGATTCTCCAACCTACAACAACGGAAACATCGGCGGAACTAACGCCATAGGTGCCATAATAATTCCCAAACCGCATGCACCAGAAATGGCACCGAACAGCTTATTCACCTCGGAGAATTCACAAGAGTGTGTCCAACCGACAACAGACAAAGGACCGTATCTCGACGCTAAAACAGCGGTTTTGCATGCCGTCTGTGAAGCACAAAAGGCGACATTAACAATAACCAGCTCGGCACTAGATGCTAAGCTAGCAGATTTTAAATCCGACGGACAGCATGCAAGCTACACACTGGCTGCTATGAAAGGGCAAGGCTTACTAGCTGCTACAGCGACAGAAATAGACAAGACTAAGGCAGAAGAATTTCTCAAAGTGGTGTTCGGCACGAAAGACTCAGCCATCGAAGACGACTTCATTAAGCCGCTTTCGGCAAACAAACTATCCTTTGCCGGCAAAggcaaagaacaaaaagaagaagcaaacaaaatcgCAAAGTCAAATAACGCCGGCATCGCCATTGCATTTTTTGCTGGCCAAGCCTCAAAAGcggaagcaacaaaaagctCAGGAGAACAAGCAGCGGTTGATCCTTCCAAGAAATCAGACTCAgaagacaaaacagaagaaaagaggaacggGGGTAATACTGGCAAACCTGTGTGCAGCACAATTCAGAACCAGACAGAATGCGAGGCAGTCCAAGGAACTCCAACCCCTggcaagaaaaaagtttgcGGATGGATCGAAGACAAGTGCCAGgattcctctattctagTAAACAAACACTTGGACCTGACTATGGTTGCTGCTTTTATAAGTTTTGTAGGATTTTAG